The following nucleotide sequence is from Podospora bellae-mahoneyi strain CBS 112042 chromosome 1 map unlocalized CBS112042p_1, whole genome shotgun sequence.
ATCAGCCATTACACAACCGCGATTCTCGGACGCTGAAATCTCAGGAAAAAGTATGACATCAGCAGCACAATATCATCGGCCTAAatttgcaaaaaaaaaaagaagaagaagaaaaaagaagagggtatatatatactcGGAAACAAACCTTCCCAACAAGGCTTGACAGCCAACATGAACAAaacacatcatcaaacaaaCGCTCCGCTCTGCTCAAGTCACAACTCAAACTCCCTCCCGCCACCTTATAAACCCCCGCTCAGTTCACCTcacctcgccttcttcccgaGTACATAAATCCCCCACaaatccctcaccacccccacccaacccgcCAGGCTCTTCATCACATTCATCATCCCAACATACCTCCAAACAAaactctccaccctctcaaaATCCTCCGCGTAGACTTCCCAAACCGCCtgcaccctctccccctcccccccggggTTCGTCGGCGCCTCAGCAACCAGCCTCGtgaccccatccccaccctccacaaccctcaTCTTCGGCCCAACAACCAACGCCCTTCCCCTGATGCCCTCATCAGCCATAAGCCTCGTCGCGGCATCAACCACGTCCCCCAACTCGGCCTTTGGCGCCCCAGCCAGCAAGGCGATCCCGCTCGCCGGAAGAAGAGGTGTGTCCACAAAGTAAGGGTTCACACAattcaccctcaccccccttgTCCAGCTCGTCCCCCTCAGCGCCCTGAACAGTCCCATAACCCCGTGCTTGGAGGCGGTGTACTCGGTCTGTCCCGGCAAGGGGGCAATGCCGGCGATGCTGCTGACGAGCAGGATATGTCTGTCCCTCCCTGTCCCGTTCCGAGGGAGGTAGAACATGGCCAGGTGGACCGTGTATGCCACACCCGTGAGGTTcacctccagcaccttcAACATCGGCTCCTCCGGCTCGCTGTTTTCTGTTTTGCTGCCGTTGCGGCGGGGGGAGTCGAAGCTGTTGTCcatgtccaccacccccgcgGCGGCGACTACGCCTTCTATGCCCCCCGTGG
It contains:
- a CDS encoding uncharacterized protein (EggNog:ENOG503NZM5; COG:Q); translation: MVFTTDQDDGSWSIVSQVRQSSPVDTTAPYSTTSLSGKTILITGGASGFGAAFARHWASFGSHIFIGDVNDSLGHALVAELRTAYPTQTFHHHHCDVTSWTDQLSLFKFAVANSPTGGIEGVVAAAGVVDMDNSFDSPRRNGSKTENSEPEEPMLKVLEVNLTGVAYTVHLAMFYLPRNGTGRDRHILLVSSIAGIAPLPGQTEYTASKHGVMGLFRALRGTSWTRGVRVNCVNPYFVDTPLLPASGIALLAGAPKAELGDVVDAATRLMADEGIRGRALVVGPKMRVVEGGDGVTRLVAEAPTNPGGEGERVQAVWEVYAEDFERVESFVWRYVGMMNVMKSLAGWVGVVRDLWGIYVLGKKAR